The following coding sequences are from one Bos taurus isolate L1 Dominette 01449 registration number 42190680 breed Hereford chromosome 26, ARS-UCD2.0, whole genome shotgun sequence window:
- the LIPN gene encoding lipase member N translates to MWLFLTTAYLICGTLNAAGFFNLEKEANPEVWMSTSEIITYNGYPSEEYEVTTQDGYILSVNRIPHGRKDTKITGARPVVYLQHALFSDNTSWLENFANGSLGFLLADAGYDVWMGNSRGNTWSRRHKTLSVNEEKFWAFSFHEMAKYDLPGIIDFIVNKTGQQKLYFVGYSLGTTIGFVAFATMPELAQRIKMNFALGPVVSFKYPTGIFTRFFQLPSSAIKKLFGTKGFFLEESIGKSPSVKICNNKILWVICREFMSLWAGSNKKNMNMSRMDVYMSHAPTGSSIQNILHLKQLYHSDEFRAYDWGSEAENRRHYNQSHPPLYDLTAMKVPTAIWAGGNDILITPRDVARILPQIRNLRYFKLLPDWNHFDFIWGLDAAKRVYSKIIDLMKSYP, encoded by the exons ATGTGGCTGTTTCTAACAACAGCCTATTTGATTTGTGGAACTCTAAATGCTGCTGGATTCTTCAATTTGGAAAAAGAAGCAAATCCTGAAGTGTGGATGAGTACT AGTGAAATCATCACCTATAATGGCTACCCCAGTGAGGAGTATGAAGTAACCACTCAAGACGGGTACATACTCAGCGTCAATCGGATTCCCCATGGGCGAAAAGACACCAAGATCACAG GTGCCCGACCAGTTGTATATCTACAGCATGCCCTGTTTTCAGACAATACCTCCTGGCTTGAGAATTTTGCCAACGGCAGCCTTGGATTCCTTCTAGCTGATGCTGGTTATGATGTATGGATGGGGAACAGTCGGGGGAACACTTGGTCAAGAAGACACAAAACACTCTCAGTGAACGAAGAGAAATTCTGGGCCTTTAG cTTTCATGAAATGGCCAAATATGATCTCCCTGGAATAATAGACTTCATTGTAAATAAAACTGGTCAGCAGAAGTTGTATTTCGTTGGATATTCGCTTGGTACTACAATAG GGTTTGTAGCCTTTGCCACCATGCCTGAACTGGCACAAAGAATCAAAATGAACTTTGCCTTGGGTCCTGTGGTCTCTTTCAAATATCCCACGGGCATTTTTACCAGATTTTTCCAACTTCCAAGTTCTGCAATCAAG aagTTGTTTGGTACCAAAGGTTTCTTTTTAGAAGAAAGTATAGGGAAGTCACCTTCTGTCAAAATCtgcaacaataaaatattatgggTGATATGTAGAGAATTTATGTCTTTATGGGCAGGATCCAACAAGAAAAACATGAATATG AGCCGAATGGATGTGTATATGTCCCATGCTCCCACTGGATCATCAATACAGAACATCCTTCATTTAAAACAG CTTTATCATTCTGATGAATTCAGAGCTTATGACTGGGGAAGTGAAGCTGAAAACAGGCGTCACTACAATCAG AGTCATCCTCCACTATATGACCTGACTGCCATGAAAGTACCTACTGCTATTTGGGCAGGTGGAAATGATATTCTTATCACACCCCGAGATGTGGCCAGGATACTCCCCCAAATCAGGAATCTCCGTTACTTCAAACTATTGCCGGATTGGAACCACTTTGATTTCATCTGGGGCCTCGATGCTGCTAAACGAGTATACAGCAAAATCATAGATTTGATGAAGTCATATCCCTAA